The Rhizobium leguminosarum DNA segment AGGCCTCTTGGCGCTGCTGCCGCTTGGCCTGCTATTGCTGACCGGTTTTTACCTGTTCATGCTGCCCTATGTGATCAGATGGCGCGGGCGATAGGAGGGAAGGCAATGGAAGGCAAGACCTCCAATACCGTGGCGAAGGTCAGGAAGAAGACAGCCACTCAGCCGGCCGCGGCGGAGCCGAAGCTCCTTGCGGGCGACAACCCGCAGATCGCCAAGGGTTATGGCGATGCTCCCGTGCAGGCCTATATCGCTGCCATACCGGGCTGGAAAAGCGCCGTCGGACGCCGTCTCGACGCGCTGATCATGCGCACCGTTCCGGGTGTGAACAAGGCGGTCAAATGGAACTCGCCCCTC contains these protein-coding regions:
- a CDS encoding DUF1801 domain-containing protein, encoding MEGKTSNTVAKVRKKTATQPAAAEPKLLAGDNPQIAKGYGDAPVQAYIAAIPGWKSAVGRRLDALIMRTVPGVNKAVKWNSPLYGIEGQGWFLSVHCFTKYVKVAFFRGTSLNPLPPGHSKQKEVRYLDIREDDEIDEAQLAAWVEQASRLPGERM